The following proteins are encoded in a genomic region of Hippocampus zosterae strain Florida chromosome 2, ASM2543408v3, whole genome shotgun sequence:
- the LOC127596735 gene encoding cytochrome c oxidase subunit 4 isoform 2, mitochondrial isoform X1, with translation MMLGLTAWRFGPRFLGRRVMALVTPSSATMASHGHADVSEISDMSKPVYCDRMDTPLPDRAFKDELSAADKTLKEKEKGPWNQLTKEEKIALYRLMFRKTYPEMKQKTDEWKTVMGGIFIFLGLTGLLVWWQSIYVYPAQPRTFDSEWQAKQIQRMLDMRVNPVEGLASKWDYEKGQWK, from the exons ATG ATGCTCGGCCTGACTGCATGGCGTTTCGGACCAAGGTTCCTTGGCAGGCGCGTGATGGCACTCGTGACCCCGAGTAGCGCCACCATGGCGAGTCACGGTCATG CTGATGTAAGCGAGATATCGGACATGTCCAAGCCCGTGTACTGTGATCGTATGGACACCCCGTTACCGGACAGGGCCTTCAAGGATGAGTTGAGCGCTGCCGACAAGACTCTCAAGGAAAAGGAGAAAGGGCCCTGGAACCAATTGACCAAAGAGGAGAAGATAGCCT TGTACCGCCTGATGTTCCGTAAGACTTACCCAGAGATGAAGCAGAAAAcagacgagtggaagacggtcATGGGGGGCATCTTCATCTTTTTGGGCCTCACCGGGCTGCTGGTGTGGTGGCAGTCCATCTATG TGTACCCCGCGCAACCGCGGACCTTTGACAGTGAGTGGCAGGCCAAACAAATCCAGAGGATGTTGGACATGAGGGTGAACCCGGTCGAAGGTTTGGCCTCCAAGTGGGACTATGAGAAGGGCCAATGGAAATAG